One window from the genome of Sesamum indicum cultivar Zhongzhi No. 13 linkage group LG15, S_indicum_v1.0, whole genome shotgun sequence encodes:
- the LOC105177235 gene encoding tubulin alpha chain, whose product MRECISIHIGQAGIQVGNACWELYCLEHGIQPDGQMPGDHTVGGGDDAFNTFFSETGAGKHVPRAVFVDLEPTVIDEVRTGTYRQLFHPEQLISGKEDAANNFARGHYTIGKEIVDLCLDRIRKLADNCTGLQGFLVFHAVGGGTGSGLGSLLLERLSVDYGKKSKLGFTIYPSPQVSTAVVEPYNSVLSTHSLLEHTDVAVLLDNEAIYDICRKSLDIERPTYTNLNRLISQVISSLTASLRFDGALNVDVNEFQTNLVPYPRIHFMLSSYAPVISAEKAYHEQLSVAEITNTAFEPSSMMVKCDPRHGKYMACCLMYRGDVVPKDVNAAVATIKTKRTIQFVDWCPTGFKCGINYQPPTVVPGGDLAKVQRAVCMISNSTSVAEVFSRIDHKFDLMYAKRAFVHWYVGEGMEEGEFSEAREDLAALEKDYEEVGAESAEGEDDENDDY is encoded by the exons ATGAGAGAGTGCATCTCGATCCACATTGGTCAGGCCGGTATTCAGGTCGGCAATGCGTGTTGGGAGCTTTACTGCCTTGAACATGGCATTCAG CCTGATGGACAAATGCCCGGAGATCACACCGTTGGCGGTGGTGACGATGCCTTCAACACATTCTTCAGCGAAACTGGTGCTGGAAAACACGTCCCTCGTGCAGTGTTCGTAGATCTGGAGCCAACTGTCATTGATGAGGTTCGCACTGGCACTTACCGCCAGCTATTCCACCCAGAACAACTTATCAGCGGCAAGGAAGATGCAGCTAACAACTTTGCCAGAGGCCATTATACCATTGGCAAGGAAATCGTGGATCTCTGCCTTGATAGAATTCGCAAGCTCGCTGATAATTGTACTGGGTTGCAGGGATTCCTGGTTTTCCACGCTGTAGGTGGTGGCACTGGATCTGGGCTTGGATCTCTTTTGCTCGAGAGGCTGTCTGTTGATTATGgtaaaaaatcaaagctgGGCTTCACAATTTACCCTTCCCCTCAGGTTTCAACTGCTGTTGTTGAACCATATAACTCTGTGCTTTCGACGCATTCCCTTCTTGAGCACACTGATGTTGCTGTGCTTCTTGATAATGAGGctatttatgatatttgcCGCAAATCACTTGACATTGAGAGGCCCACTTATACCAATCTGAACAGGCTCATTTCTCAG GTGATTTCTTCTTTGACTGCTTCTCTGAGATTTGATGGTGCCTTGAACGTTGATGTGAACGAGTTCCAAACCAACTTGGTGCCGTATCCTAGGATCCACTTCATGCTTTCATCATATGCCCCTGTTATCTCTGCCGAGAAGGCCTACCACGAGCAACTATCTGTTGCTGAAATCACCAACACTGCATTTGAGCCATCATCTATGATGGTGAAGTGTGACCCACGCCATGGGAAATACATGGCTTGCTGTCTGATGTACAGGGGTGATGTTGTCCCCAAGGATGTGAATGCAGCTGTCGCCACTATCAAGACCAAGAGGACAATTCAGTTCGTGGACTGGTGCCCCACAGGTTTCAAGTGTGGTATTAACTACCAGCCACCAACTGTTGTCCCTGGCGGTGACCTGGCTAAGGTGCAGAGGGCTGTTTGTATGATTTCCAACTCCACCAGTGTGGCGGAGGTGTTCTCAAGGATTGACCACAAGTTTGATCTGATGTATGCCAAGCGTGCTTTTGTGCATTGGTATGTTGGTGAGGGTATGGAGGAAGGGGAGTTCTCAGAGGCTAGGGAGGACTTGGCTGCTCTTGAGAAGGATTATGAGGAAGTTGGGGCTGAGTCTGCTGAAGGTGAGGATGATGAAAATGACGACTACTAA
- the LOC105177237 gene encoding transcription factor bHLH47 isoform X1, with product MHSYRTPVSSVYLLIAAEKSFVVKGNSFPQSVNFYRMGSETAHPVHDGVEIRTSKKSTGKVPRKIHKAAREKLKRDQMNELFLDLGRTLDLDHSNNGKASILRETIRLLRELLTEVDNLRKENATLFSESNYVTIEKNELLEETSALDDQIKGLQREIDKKANCSDLNVSEPQNSASAQLLEDPVAFPLVGHASESTSVVTPVFVMPLHHESQGFPSPFSEVNMSTVPSSVSRPQPRYPSSSDSWPSHILTK from the exons ATGCACTCTTATCGAACGCCCGTTTCATCagtttatttgttaattgctGCAGAGAAGTCATTTGTTGTGAAGGGGAACTCATTTCCTCAATCAGTTAATTTCTACAGAATGGGTTCTGAAACTGCTCATCCCGTCCACGATGGTGTCGAGATACGTACGAG CAAAAAGAGTACTGGAAAAGTTCCGAGGAAAATTCATAAAGCTGCAAGGGAGAAGCTGAAGCGCGACCAGATGAATGAATTGTTTCTGGATCTGGGGAGAACACTTG ATCTGGATCATTCGAACAATGGCAAGGCTTCAATACTGAGAGAGACGATTCGACTCCTCAGAGAATTGCTAACTGAGGTGGACAATCTGAGAAAGGAGAATGCAACTCTTTTCTCCGAATCTAATTAT GTTACAATTGAGAAGAATGAGCTTTTGGAGGAGACTTCTGCTCTAGATGACCAAATCAAGGGTCTCCAGAGGGAAATAGATAAGAAGGCTAATTGTTCCGACTTAAATGTTTCTGAACCCCAGAACAGTGCTTCAGCACAATTACTGGAAGATCCTGTAGCATTTCCTCTAGTTGGCCATGCATCGGAATCGACTTCCGTTGTGACTCCTGTATTCGTCATGCCATTGCATCACGAGTCCCAAGGTTTCCCCAGCCCGTTCTCTGAGGTGAATATGTCTACGGTTCCATCAAGCGTGAGCAGGCCACAGCCCCGTTACCCTTCATCTTCTGATTCTTGGCCATCCCATATTCTTACCAAATAG
- the LOC105177237 gene encoding transcription factor bHLH47 isoform X2 codes for MGSETAHPVHDGVEIRTSKKSTGKVPRKIHKAAREKLKRDQMNELFLDLGRTLDLDHSNNGKASILRETIRLLRELLTEVDNLRKENATLFSESNYVTIEKNELLEETSALDDQIKGLQREIDKKANCSDLNVSEPQNSASAQLLEDPVAFPLVGHASESTSVVTPVFVMPLHHESQGFPSPFSEVNMSTVPSSVSRPQPRYPSSSDSWPSHILTK; via the exons ATGGGTTCTGAAACTGCTCATCCCGTCCACGATGGTGTCGAGATACGTACGAG CAAAAAGAGTACTGGAAAAGTTCCGAGGAAAATTCATAAAGCTGCAAGGGAGAAGCTGAAGCGCGACCAGATGAATGAATTGTTTCTGGATCTGGGGAGAACACTTG ATCTGGATCATTCGAACAATGGCAAGGCTTCAATACTGAGAGAGACGATTCGACTCCTCAGAGAATTGCTAACTGAGGTGGACAATCTGAGAAAGGAGAATGCAACTCTTTTCTCCGAATCTAATTAT GTTACAATTGAGAAGAATGAGCTTTTGGAGGAGACTTCTGCTCTAGATGACCAAATCAAGGGTCTCCAGAGGGAAATAGATAAGAAGGCTAATTGTTCCGACTTAAATGTTTCTGAACCCCAGAACAGTGCTTCAGCACAATTACTGGAAGATCCTGTAGCATTTCCTCTAGTTGGCCATGCATCGGAATCGACTTCCGTTGTGACTCCTGTATTCGTCATGCCATTGCATCACGAGTCCCAAGGTTTCCCCAGCCCGTTCTCTGAGGTGAATATGTCTACGGTTCCATCAAGCGTGAGCAGGCCACAGCCCCGTTACCCTTCATCTTCTGATTCTTGGCCATCCCATATTCTTACCAAATAG
- the LOC105177238 gene encoding 40S ribosomal protein S9-2: MVHVSFYRNYGKTFKKPRRPYEKERLDAELKLVGEYGLRCKRELWRVQYALSRIRNNARNLLTLDEKDPRRIFEGEALLRRMNRYGLLDESQNKLDYVLALTVENFLERRLQTLVFKAGMAKSIHHARVLIRQRHIRIGRQVVNVPSFMVRVDSQKHIDFSLTSPFGGGRAGRVKRKNQKAAAKKAGGGDEEEDED; this comes from the exons ATGGTTCACGTCAGTTTCTACCGCAACT aTGGGAAGACTTTCAAGAAGCCTCGCCGACCCTACGAGAAGGAGCGATTGGATGCTGAGTTGAAGCTTGTTGGAGAATATGGGCTGCGATGCAAGAGGGAGCTATGGAGAGTGCAGTATGCCTTGAGTCGTATCCGTAACAATGCTAGAAATCTTCTCACCCTAGACGAGAAAGATCCACGCCGTATCTTTGAGGGTGAGGCTCTTCTCCGGAGGATGAACAGGTATGGGCTATTGGACGAAAGCCAGAATAAACTTGATTACGTGTTGGCTCTTACTGTGGAGAACTTTCTTGAACGTCGCCTACAAACTCTTGTATTCAAGGCTGGcatggccaagtccattcATCATGCCCGAGTGCTCATCAGGCAGAGACACATCAG GATTGGAAGACAGGTGGTGAATGTCCCATCCTTCATGGTGAGAGTCGATTCACAAAAGCATATTGATTTCTCCCTAACTAGTCCATTTGGTGGTGGTCGTGCTGGAAGAGTCAAGCGAAAGAACCAGAAAGCTGCTGCAAAGAAAGCTGGCGGGGGTgatgaagaagaggatgaggaTTAA